In one window of Ovis aries strain OAR_USU_Benz2616 breed Rambouillet chromosome 3, ARS-UI_Ramb_v3.0, whole genome shotgun sequence DNA:
- the TMEM87B gene encoding transmembrane protein 87B isoform X3 → MEKSGPLIFRKTMFNSTEIKFSVKSFSCPRPVKFTVAWHLEHHTCHNEHSELEELSQKHELQVTEDFCGHYFKNSECWTTKNENVECSSDLQMFPPLNNKQLISNTGNVSNQEGSTDVVAKTQRDGFHIFIVSVKTEKTDASWNLNVSLSMLGPYGYISASDWPLMIFYMAMCIVYILYGVLWLVWSACYWKDILRIQFWIAAVIFLGMLEKAVFYAEYQNINSTGLSTRGLLIFAELISAIKRTLARLLVIIVSLGYGIVKPRLGTVMHRVIGLGVLYFIFAAIEGVMRVIGANDSDLVLLASLPLSLLDSGLCWWIFISLAQTMKTLRLRKNTVKFSLYRHFTNTLVFAILASVVFMVWTTKTFRFAKCQSDWMERWVDDAFWSFLFSLILIVIMFLWRPSANNQRYAFMPLIDDSDDEIEEFMVTSENLTEGIKLRASKTVSNGTAKPATSDNFGEDLKWVEENIPSSFTDVALPVLVDSDEEIMTRSEMAEKMFSSEKIM, encoded by the exons ATGGAG AAATCAGGACCTTTGATATTTAGGAAAACTATGTTTAACTCTACTGAGATCAAGTTTTCTG ttaagtcattcagttgtcCCAGGCCTGTGAAGTTTACCGTAGCGTGGCATTTGGAGCATCATACCTGTCACAACGAGCATTCTGAGTTGGAA GAGCTGTCACAGAAACATGAACTTCAGGTCACTGAAGACTTTTGTGGCCATTATTTCAAGAACAGTGAATGTTggacaacaaaaaatgaaaatgtagagtGCAGCAGTGATTTACAGATGTTTCCCCCACTGAAT aatAAACAACTAATATCAAATACCGGAAATGTCTCAAACCAGGAAGGATCAACA gatGTTGTAGCCAAAACACAAAGAGATGGGTTTCATATCTTTATTGTTTCtgttaaaacagaaaaaacagatGCAAGCTGGAATTTGAACG tttctctTTCTATGTTGGGACCTTATGGATATATCTCTGCGTCAGATTGGCCTCTAATGATT TTCTACATGGCGATGTGTATAGTTTATATCCTGTATGGTGTGCTGTGGCTGGTGTGGTCCGCCTGTTACTGGAAAGATATATTAAGAATCCAGTTCTGGATTGCAGCTGTTATCTTCCTGGGAATGCTTGAAAAAGCAGTTTTTTATGCTGAATACCAAAACATCAACAGCACTGGGCTATCAA CCCGGGGGTTACTGATATTTGCGGAGTTGATATCTGCGATTAAGAGGACTCTGGCTCGCCTCCTGGTGATCATCGTGAGCTTGGGATACGGCATCGTAAA GCCTCGTCTAGGAACCGTCATGCACCGGGTCATTGGATTGGGGgttctttattttatctttgcGGCTATTGAAGGCGTGATGAGAGTCATTGGG GCAAATGATTCTGACCTTGTGCTTCTGGCCAgcctccctctgtctcttcttgACTCTGGCTTGTGCTGGTGG atttttataagTTTGGCACAAACTATGAAGACTCTCAGGCTAAGAAAGAACacagtaaaattttctttatacagGCACTTTACAAATACCCTGGTCTTTGCCATACTGG CATCTGTAGTGTTTATGGTGTGGACAACTAAGACGTTTAGGTTTGCAAAATGTCAATCA GATTGGATGGAGCGCTGGGTTGATGATGCATTTTGGAGCTTCCTTTTCTCACTAATTCTTATTGTAATAATGTTTTTGTGGAGACCATCAGCAAATAATCAGAG ATATGCCTTCATGCCTTTAATAGATGATTCTGATGATGAAATTGAAGAATTCATGGTAACGTCTGAAAATTTAA CTGAAGGAATAAAATTAAGAGCCTCAAAAACAGTTTCCAATGGAACAGCTAAACCTGCTACTTCTGATAATTTT GGTGAAGATTTGAAGTGGGTGGAGGAAAATATTCCTTCTTCATTCACAGATGT agCTCTTCCAGTGTTAGTGGATTCAGATGag gaaattatgaCCAGATCTGAAATGGCAGAAAAAATGTTCTCTTCCGAAAAAATAATGTGA
- the TMEM87B gene encoding transmembrane protein 87B isoform X2: MAAACRDGVWLPARRRLPAGRPLLRFALFLLCCGLAAVGAVPEVGLWTATISDKSGPLIFRKTMFNSTEIKFSVKSFSCPRPVKFTVAWHLEHHTCHNEHSELEELSQKHELQVTEDFCGHYFKNSECWTTKNENVECSSDLQMFPPLNNKQLISNTGNVSNQEGSTDVVAKTQRDGFHIFIVSVKTEKTDASWNLNVSLSMLGPYGYISASDWPLMIFYMAMCIVYILYGVLWLVWSACYWKDILRIQFWIAAVIFLGMLEKAVFYAEYQNINSTGLSTRGLLIFAELISAIKRTLARLLVIIVSLGYGIVKPRLGTVMHRVIGLGVLYFIFAAIEGVMRVIGGSNHLAVVLGDIILALIDSVFVWFIFISLAQTMKTLRLRKNTVKFSLYRHFTNTLVFAILASVVFMVWTTKTFRFAKCQSDWMERWVDDAFWSFLFSLILIVIMFLWRPSANNQRYAFMPLIDDSDDEIEEFMVTSENLTEGIKLRASKTVSNGTAKPATSDNFGEDLKWVEENIPSSFTDVALPVLVDSDEEIMTRSEMAEKMFSSEKIM, from the exons AAATCAGGACCTTTGATATTTAGGAAAACTATGTTTAACTCTACTGAGATCAAGTTTTCTG ttaagtcattcagttgtcCCAGGCCTGTGAAGTTTACCGTAGCGTGGCATTTGGAGCATCATACCTGTCACAACGAGCATTCTGAGTTGGAA GAGCTGTCACAGAAACATGAACTTCAGGTCACTGAAGACTTTTGTGGCCATTATTTCAAGAACAGTGAATGTTggacaacaaaaaatgaaaatgtagagtGCAGCAGTGATTTACAGATGTTTCCCCCACTGAAT aatAAACAACTAATATCAAATACCGGAAATGTCTCAAACCAGGAAGGATCAACA gatGTTGTAGCCAAAACACAAAGAGATGGGTTTCATATCTTTATTGTTTCtgttaaaacagaaaaaacagatGCAAGCTGGAATTTGAACG tttctctTTCTATGTTGGGACCTTATGGATATATCTCTGCGTCAGATTGGCCTCTAATGATT TTCTACATGGCGATGTGTATAGTTTATATCCTGTATGGTGTGCTGTGGCTGGTGTGGTCCGCCTGTTACTGGAAAGATATATTAAGAATCCAGTTCTGGATTGCAGCTGTTATCTTCCTGGGAATGCTTGAAAAAGCAGTTTTTTATGCTGAATACCAAAACATCAACAGCACTGGGCTATCAA CCCGGGGGTTACTGATATTTGCGGAGTTGATATCTGCGATTAAGAGGACTCTGGCTCGCCTCCTGGTGATCATCGTGAGCTTGGGATACGGCATCGTAAA GCCTCGTCTAGGAACCGTCATGCACCGGGTCATTGGATTGGGGgttctttattttatctttgcGGCTATTGAAGGCGTGATGAGAGTCATTGGG gGTTCTAACCATTTAGCTGTTGTCCTTGGTGACATTATTTTAGCCCTTATTGACTCCGTTTTTGTATGGTT catttttataagTTTGGCACAAACTATGAAGACTCTCAGGCTAAGAAAGAACacagtaaaattttctttatacagGCACTTTACAAATACCCTGGTCTTTGCCATACTGG CATCTGTAGTGTTTATGGTGTGGACAACTAAGACGTTTAGGTTTGCAAAATGTCAATCA GATTGGATGGAGCGCTGGGTTGATGATGCATTTTGGAGCTTCCTTTTCTCACTAATTCTTATTGTAATAATGTTTTTGTGGAGACCATCAGCAAATAATCAGAG ATATGCCTTCATGCCTTTAATAGATGATTCTGATGATGAAATTGAAGAATTCATGGTAACGTCTGAAAATTTAA CTGAAGGAATAAAATTAAGAGCCTCAAAAACAGTTTCCAATGGAACAGCTAAACCTGCTACTTCTGATAATTTT GGTGAAGATTTGAAGTGGGTGGAGGAAAATATTCCTTCTTCATTCACAGATGT agCTCTTCCAGTGTTAGTGGATTCAGATGag gaaattatgaCCAGATCTGAAATGGCAGAAAAAATGTTCTCTTCCGAAAAAATAATGTGA
- the TMEM87B gene encoding transmembrane protein 87B isoform X1, translated as MAAACRDGVWLPARRRLPAGRPLLRFALFLLCCGLAAVGAVPEVGLWTATISDKSGPLIFRKTMFNSTEIKFSVKSFSCPRPVKFTVAWHLEHHTCHNEHSELEELSQKHELQVTEDFCGHYFKNSECWTTKNENVECSSDLQMFPPLNNKQLISNTGNVSNQEGSTDVVAKTQRDGFHIFIVSVKTEKTDASWNLNVSLSMLGPYGYISASDWPLMIFYMAMCIVYILYGVLWLVWSACYWKDILRIQFWIAAVIFLGMLEKAVFYAEYQNINSTGLSTRGLLIFAELISAIKRTLARLLVIIVSLGYGIVKPRLGTVMHRVIGLGVLYFIFAAIEGVMRVIGANDSDLVLLASLPLSLLDSGLCWWIFISLAQTMKTLRLRKNTVKFSLYRHFTNTLVFAILASVVFMVWTTKTFRFAKCQSDWMERWVDDAFWSFLFSLILIVIMFLWRPSANNQRYAFMPLIDDSDDEIEEFMVTSENLTEGIKLRASKTVSNGTAKPATSDNFGEDLKWVEENIPSSFTDVALPVLVDSDEEIMTRSEMAEKMFSSEKIM; from the exons AAATCAGGACCTTTGATATTTAGGAAAACTATGTTTAACTCTACTGAGATCAAGTTTTCTG ttaagtcattcagttgtcCCAGGCCTGTGAAGTTTACCGTAGCGTGGCATTTGGAGCATCATACCTGTCACAACGAGCATTCTGAGTTGGAA GAGCTGTCACAGAAACATGAACTTCAGGTCACTGAAGACTTTTGTGGCCATTATTTCAAGAACAGTGAATGTTggacaacaaaaaatgaaaatgtagagtGCAGCAGTGATTTACAGATGTTTCCCCCACTGAAT aatAAACAACTAATATCAAATACCGGAAATGTCTCAAACCAGGAAGGATCAACA gatGTTGTAGCCAAAACACAAAGAGATGGGTTTCATATCTTTATTGTTTCtgttaaaacagaaaaaacagatGCAAGCTGGAATTTGAACG tttctctTTCTATGTTGGGACCTTATGGATATATCTCTGCGTCAGATTGGCCTCTAATGATT TTCTACATGGCGATGTGTATAGTTTATATCCTGTATGGTGTGCTGTGGCTGGTGTGGTCCGCCTGTTACTGGAAAGATATATTAAGAATCCAGTTCTGGATTGCAGCTGTTATCTTCCTGGGAATGCTTGAAAAAGCAGTTTTTTATGCTGAATACCAAAACATCAACAGCACTGGGCTATCAA CCCGGGGGTTACTGATATTTGCGGAGTTGATATCTGCGATTAAGAGGACTCTGGCTCGCCTCCTGGTGATCATCGTGAGCTTGGGATACGGCATCGTAAA GCCTCGTCTAGGAACCGTCATGCACCGGGTCATTGGATTGGGGgttctttattttatctttgcGGCTATTGAAGGCGTGATGAGAGTCATTGGG GCAAATGATTCTGACCTTGTGCTTCTGGCCAgcctccctctgtctcttcttgACTCTGGCTTGTGCTGGTGG atttttataagTTTGGCACAAACTATGAAGACTCTCAGGCTAAGAAAGAACacagtaaaattttctttatacagGCACTTTACAAATACCCTGGTCTTTGCCATACTGG CATCTGTAGTGTTTATGGTGTGGACAACTAAGACGTTTAGGTTTGCAAAATGTCAATCA GATTGGATGGAGCGCTGGGTTGATGATGCATTTTGGAGCTTCCTTTTCTCACTAATTCTTATTGTAATAATGTTTTTGTGGAGACCATCAGCAAATAATCAGAG ATATGCCTTCATGCCTTTAATAGATGATTCTGATGATGAAATTGAAGAATTCATGGTAACGTCTGAAAATTTAA CTGAAGGAATAAAATTAAGAGCCTCAAAAACAGTTTCCAATGGAACAGCTAAACCTGCTACTTCTGATAATTTT GGTGAAGATTTGAAGTGGGTGGAGGAAAATATTCCTTCTTCATTCACAGATGT agCTCTTCCAGTGTTAGTGGATTCAGATGag gaaattatgaCCAGATCTGAAATGGCAGAAAAAATGTTCTCTTCCGAAAAAATAATGTGA
- the TMEM87B gene encoding transmembrane protein 87B isoform X4, translating into MFNSTEIKFSVKSFSCPRPVKFTVAWHLEHHTCHNEHSELEELSQKHELQVTEDFCGHYFKNSECWTTKNENVECSSDLQMFPPLNNKQLISNTGNVSNQEGSTDVVAKTQRDGFHIFIVSVKTEKTDASWNLNVSLSMLGPYGYISASDWPLMIFYMAMCIVYILYGVLWLVWSACYWKDILRIQFWIAAVIFLGMLEKAVFYAEYQNINSTGLSTRGLLIFAELISAIKRTLARLLVIIVSLGYGIVKPRLGTVMHRVIGLGVLYFIFAAIEGVMRVIGANDSDLVLLASLPLSLLDSGLCWWIFISLAQTMKTLRLRKNTVKFSLYRHFTNTLVFAILASVVFMVWTTKTFRFAKCQSDWMERWVDDAFWSFLFSLILIVIMFLWRPSANNQRYAFMPLIDDSDDEIEEFMVTSENLTEGIKLRASKTVSNGTAKPATSDNFGEDLKWVEENIPSSFTDVALPVLVDSDEEIMTRSEMAEKMFSSEKIM; encoded by the exons ATGTTTAACTCTACTGAGATCAAGTTTTCTG ttaagtcattcagttgtcCCAGGCCTGTGAAGTTTACCGTAGCGTGGCATTTGGAGCATCATACCTGTCACAACGAGCATTCTGAGTTGGAA GAGCTGTCACAGAAACATGAACTTCAGGTCACTGAAGACTTTTGTGGCCATTATTTCAAGAACAGTGAATGTTggacaacaaaaaatgaaaatgtagagtGCAGCAGTGATTTACAGATGTTTCCCCCACTGAAT aatAAACAACTAATATCAAATACCGGAAATGTCTCAAACCAGGAAGGATCAACA gatGTTGTAGCCAAAACACAAAGAGATGGGTTTCATATCTTTATTGTTTCtgttaaaacagaaaaaacagatGCAAGCTGGAATTTGAACG tttctctTTCTATGTTGGGACCTTATGGATATATCTCTGCGTCAGATTGGCCTCTAATGATT TTCTACATGGCGATGTGTATAGTTTATATCCTGTATGGTGTGCTGTGGCTGGTGTGGTCCGCCTGTTACTGGAAAGATATATTAAGAATCCAGTTCTGGATTGCAGCTGTTATCTTCCTGGGAATGCTTGAAAAAGCAGTTTTTTATGCTGAATACCAAAACATCAACAGCACTGGGCTATCAA CCCGGGGGTTACTGATATTTGCGGAGTTGATATCTGCGATTAAGAGGACTCTGGCTCGCCTCCTGGTGATCATCGTGAGCTTGGGATACGGCATCGTAAA GCCTCGTCTAGGAACCGTCATGCACCGGGTCATTGGATTGGGGgttctttattttatctttgcGGCTATTGAAGGCGTGATGAGAGTCATTGGG GCAAATGATTCTGACCTTGTGCTTCTGGCCAgcctccctctgtctcttcttgACTCTGGCTTGTGCTGGTGG atttttataagTTTGGCACAAACTATGAAGACTCTCAGGCTAAGAAAGAACacagtaaaattttctttatacagGCACTTTACAAATACCCTGGTCTTTGCCATACTGG CATCTGTAGTGTTTATGGTGTGGACAACTAAGACGTTTAGGTTTGCAAAATGTCAATCA GATTGGATGGAGCGCTGGGTTGATGATGCATTTTGGAGCTTCCTTTTCTCACTAATTCTTATTGTAATAATGTTTTTGTGGAGACCATCAGCAAATAATCAGAG ATATGCCTTCATGCCTTTAATAGATGATTCTGATGATGAAATTGAAGAATTCATGGTAACGTCTGAAAATTTAA CTGAAGGAATAAAATTAAGAGCCTCAAAAACAGTTTCCAATGGAACAGCTAAACCTGCTACTTCTGATAATTTT GGTGAAGATTTGAAGTGGGTGGAGGAAAATATTCCTTCTTCATTCACAGATGT agCTCTTCCAGTGTTAGTGGATTCAGATGag gaaattatgaCCAGATCTGAAATGGCAGAAAAAATGTTCTCTTCCGAAAAAATAATGTGA